One genomic region from Mastacembelus armatus chromosome 21, fMasArm1.2, whole genome shotgun sequence encodes:
- the LOC113123850 gene encoding olfactory receptor 11A1-like yields MDNNLNITYITIDAYVELDKYRFVYFVIMFTAYILIICSNSTIVCLIVIHKNLHEPMYIFIAALLLNSVLFSTAAYPKILFDVLSEKQIMSYSVCLFQYHITYALGASEFLLLAAMSYDRYVSICKPLQYPTIMRKRNICILLVVAWILPAGQLAVSIPQNANFKLCNFNFKGIICNSTVSKLQCESSRELNIYGLVCFVNLLILPVLFVLFTYIRIFIITYRSGREVRRKAAQTCLPHLIVLINFSCLGSFDILLFDMGTDFPKIVRLIISLQTMLYHPLFNPIIYGLKMREIHKHLRK; encoded by the coding sequence atggataataacctaaatataacatatataactattgatgcatatgtggaactggacaaatacagatttgtttattttgtgatcatgtttacagcatatattctaataatctgcagtaattctactattgtgtgtctgatagtgattcacaaaaacctccatgagcctatgtacattttcattgcagctttgttactgaactctgttcttttcagcactgctgcctatccaaagattctgtttgatgttttatctgaaaaacagatcatgtcATATTCAGTGTGTCTTTTCCAGTATCATATAACTTATGCTTTAggtgcttcagagtttttactgttggcagccatgtcctatgacaggtatgtgtctatatgtaaacctctgcagtatccaactatcatgaggaaaagaaacatctgtattttactggttgtagcttggattctgcctgctggtcagttagcagtaTCAATTCCGCAGAATGCCAATTTTAAACTgtgtaactttaattttaaaggaATCATTTGTAACAGCACAGTTTCTAAACTTCAGTGTGAAAGTTCAAGAGAACTAAATATATATGGTTTAgtgtgttttgttaatcttttaattctccctgtgcttttcgtcctttttacctacataaggatatttataatcacctatcgaagtggtagagaagtcaggagaaaagctgcacagacctgtttacctcacctgattgttctgatCAACTTTTCCTGCTTGGGTTCATTTGATATACTTCTATTTGACATGGgaactgattttccaaaaattgtgcgTTTAATAATTTCCTTACAAACAATGTTatatcatcctcttttcaatccaatcatatatggactaaaaatgagagaaattcataaacacctcaggaaa